A stretch of Nitrospira defluvii DNA encodes these proteins:
- a CDS encoding acyl carrier protein — MDLHARLEDVFRQVFDNDQLTLRDDMTATDIEGWDSVAHINLMFGIEQAFGIRFKGNELADMTNIGELKQFLSGKVPC, encoded by the coding sequence ATGGATCTGCATGCTCGCCTCGAAGACGTGTTTCGTCAGGTATTCGACAACGATCAACTCACGCTACGTGACGACATGACTGCGACTGACATCGAAGGCTGGGACTCCGTTGCCCATATCAATCTCATGTTCGGGATCGAACAGGCATTCGGGATCCGCTTCAAGGGTAATGAGCTGGCCGACATGACAAACATCGGTGAGCTCAAGCAGTTTTTATCCGGCAAGGTTCCCTGCTGA
- a CDS encoding SDR family NAD(P)-dependent oxidoreductase, which yields MASPERNASGNPSRAKTATISFTGEDLARFSAASHDHNPLHVSEEYARATPYGEPVVFGILGVLAALGQLPDRPHHRLQSLSVEFRNPLTVGVSYRLEVSTPSIDCEIVKLYDTTRLMLKATFAFAPAQVPAQLLRIHEGSSVSEAADRTKTDLTPGTRVTGEYGPGPKEFVQVVTRWGLSGKGATSHQIAAMMWASFLVGMELPGQRAVFWRLILSFLPELDTHNGPFNYEAVVEELDERYDLLHTTGTLSSGHTPGATAQMWAFVRQDSPQPSLSRIINILPPSQRLSGKVALVIGGSRGLGAAITQALASQGCSVVMNYHRSTQEAERIRASLGADADRIMLLQGDAADTEWCATARQTTLNRYGRLDLLICNASPPIRPLPFAPERLAQFEEFLARSLALVTGPMASFLGTLAEQGGWNIVLSSSFVTELPAEFPQYVTTKSAVEGLVRWAARHYPKVHHLILRPPKLLTDQTNTAMGRQGALEVEQAAVSLVRHICSADHSESPEILETFELKRDPSPNRDACEQPGPADWQPARDQPIRTS from the coding sequence ATGGCCAGTCCTGAGCGCAACGCCTCGGGCAACCCTTCCCGGGCCAAGACCGCAACCATTTCCTTCACGGGCGAAGATTTGGCCCGATTCAGCGCGGCCAGCCACGACCACAACCCATTGCATGTTTCCGAGGAATACGCCAGGGCTACACCCTATGGGGAGCCTGTCGTGTTCGGAATCCTCGGGGTGCTGGCGGCTCTCGGACAACTTCCGGATCGCCCACATCATCGGCTCCAGAGTCTTTCGGTCGAGTTTCGCAATCCCCTTACGGTCGGCGTGTCGTATCGATTGGAAGTGTCCACTCCCTCGATTGATTGCGAAATCGTCAAACTCTACGACACCACTCGTCTGATGCTGAAAGCAACCTTCGCATTTGCTCCGGCACAAGTGCCGGCTCAACTCCTACGGATTCACGAGGGCTCCTCCGTTTCGGAAGCGGCGGATCGGACGAAGACAGACCTGACTCCTGGCACGAGGGTGACAGGGGAATATGGGCCTGGCCCAAAAGAGTTTGTTCAGGTCGTCACCCGATGGGGACTGTCAGGAAAAGGCGCAACATCACACCAGATTGCAGCCATGATGTGGGCAAGTTTTTTGGTGGGCATGGAGCTGCCCGGGCAACGAGCCGTCTTCTGGCGATTGATCCTCAGCTTCCTTCCCGAACTGGACACACACAACGGCCCGTTCAATTACGAGGCTGTCGTTGAAGAACTCGACGAGCGCTATGACCTCCTGCACACCACCGGCACACTATCGTCTGGACACACGCCTGGTGCGACGGCGCAGATGTGGGCATTCGTACGGCAGGACTCTCCACAGCCCTCACTCAGCCGGATCATCAACATCCTCCCTCCATCACAACGGCTGAGCGGGAAGGTCGCCTTGGTCATCGGAGGCAGTCGTGGTCTGGGCGCGGCCATTACCCAGGCACTGGCTTCACAAGGCTGCTCCGTCGTCATGAACTATCATCGCTCCACACAGGAAGCCGAACGGATTCGAGCCAGCCTTGGAGCGGATGCCGACCGTATCATGCTCCTGCAGGGAGACGCGGCGGATACCGAATGGTGTGCGACCGCACGACAGACCACACTCAATCGATATGGCAGACTGGACCTACTGATTTGTAACGCGTCTCCGCCCATTCGTCCCCTCCCGTTCGCGCCGGAAAGGCTCGCGCAATTTGAAGAGTTTTTGGCAAGAAGTCTCGCGCTTGTCACCGGCCCTATGGCCAGCTTTCTCGGCACGCTGGCCGAGCAGGGAGGATGGAACATTGTGCTCTCATCATCGTTTGTGACGGAACTTCCCGCTGAGTTTCCGCAGTATGTCACCACGAAATCTGCCGTCGAGGGGCTGGTCCGCTGGGCGGCGCGGCACTACCCAAAGGTACACCATCTGATTCTCAGGCCGCCAAAATTGTTGACGGATCAGACCAATACGGCCATGGGACGACAGGGCGCGCTGGAAGTCGAACAAGCCGCCGTTTCGCTCGTCCGACACATCTGTTCCGCAGACCATTCCGAATCACCAGAGATTCTCGAGACATTTGAATTGAAGCGGGACCCGTCTCCCAACCGAGACGCCTGCGAACAGCCGGGCCCGGCTGATTGGCAACCGGCAAGAGATCAACCCATAAGAACAAGTTGA
- a CDS encoding HAD-IIIC family phosphatase — protein sequence MTPNGITPAGQATAGDTPEVRGDTLVRQGLIKEAIQSYLDAVTVPAASSLCLKLARSYDRIGNHSEACRWALSIVDGGDDYTAWQAGWTLFQRNVQHTAWPTARRTKVAIAGSYTTTQLGAMLRLAGARIGIQIDLYESPYGQYQQEIINPASPLYAFAPDIVLLAVHEGDVHLPEFSSDPTREVHTEITRWTTLWTLVSNQSRARIVQHNFVLPCDIPLGHLATRLPGSRYMMTQAVNTGLGQAAGTAVSIVDCERLSALIGKQRWCDPRYWNMSKQAVALDALPLLARHTAAVIAADVGLSRKCLVLDLDNTLWGGVIAEDGLAGIKLGHGAEGEAFVAFQEYLLKLKRKGVILAVCSKNNHADAIQPFERHPEMRLKLHDIALFVANWTSKPENIRSIADTLQIGLDSLVFVDDNPVEREIVRKFLPQVDVLPMPEDPAYYVRTLSQYLLLETASMTAEDSERTAQYQARAHIKALEASASSIEDFYRSLQMQAIVTPFEETQLPRIAQLIGKTNQFNLTTRRHGMSQLEAFVKDTTYVHLALRLRDRYADHGLVSVMIARHDGSTLDIDTWLMSCRVIGRTVEATMLEHLCRRARQLGCTSIRGTYIPTPKNAMAAEAYAKQGFSRLDSTEGVETWTYDLLANGPPTNPFVKSVDFWEQADGQS from the coding sequence ATGACCCCGAACGGTATCACGCCTGCTGGACAAGCCACGGCCGGTGACACGCCGGAAGTTCGTGGTGACACCCTCGTCCGACAAGGATTGATCAAAGAAGCCATCCAGTCATACCTCGACGCGGTTACCGTACCTGCAGCGTCCTCACTCTGCCTGAAACTTGCGCGAAGCTATGATCGCATCGGCAACCATTCGGAAGCTTGCCGCTGGGCACTGTCCATCGTTGATGGAGGCGACGACTATACAGCCTGGCAGGCTGGCTGGACGTTATTCCAACGCAATGTTCAACACACCGCATGGCCGACTGCCAGAAGGACGAAAGTTGCCATCGCCGGCAGTTACACCACCACGCAACTCGGCGCGATGTTACGCCTCGCGGGGGCTCGGATCGGCATCCAGATCGATCTGTACGAAAGTCCCTATGGGCAATACCAGCAGGAGATCATCAACCCAGCCAGCCCACTCTACGCCTTCGCGCCCGACATTGTGCTTCTAGCGGTGCACGAAGGGGATGTACATCTCCCGGAGTTCAGTTCGGACCCCACGCGGGAGGTTCACACAGAGATCACCAGGTGGACCACGCTCTGGACTCTGGTCAGCAACCAATCGCGCGCCCGAATTGTCCAGCATAATTTCGTCTTACCCTGCGACATCCCCTTAGGACATCTGGCCACCAGGCTTCCTGGCTCTCGATACATGATGACACAAGCCGTCAACACGGGACTCGGACAGGCGGCGGGAACCGCCGTCTCCATCGTAGACTGTGAACGCCTCTCCGCGCTGATCGGCAAACAGCGCTGGTGCGATCCGCGCTACTGGAACATGTCGAAACAAGCCGTGGCTCTGGATGCCTTGCCGTTGCTCGCCAGGCACACGGCTGCAGTGATCGCCGCGGATGTTGGCTTGAGCCGGAAGTGTCTGGTGCTCGACCTAGACAATACGTTATGGGGCGGTGTGATTGCTGAGGACGGCCTGGCCGGCATTAAACTAGGGCACGGCGCAGAAGGCGAAGCGTTTGTGGCTTTCCAAGAGTACCTGCTGAAGCTTAAACGCAAAGGGGTCATCCTCGCCGTCTGCTCAAAAAACAATCATGCCGATGCCATCCAGCCATTTGAACGACATCCCGAGATGCGCTTGAAGCTGCATGACATCGCGCTGTTCGTCGCCAACTGGACATCTAAACCAGAAAATATTCGTTCTATTGCCGACACGCTGCAAATTGGCTTGGACTCGCTCGTCTTCGTGGACGACAATCCTGTGGAACGAGAGATCGTTCGAAAGTTTCTGCCTCAGGTGGATGTTCTTCCAATGCCCGAAGACCCCGCGTATTACGTCCGAACGCTTTCACAATATCTCCTATTGGAAACGGCATCCATGACGGCCGAAGACAGCGAGCGGACCGCCCAGTATCAAGCCCGTGCTCACATCAAAGCGCTAGAAGCATCAGCAAGCTCGATCGAAGACTTTTATCGCAGCCTCCAGATGCAGGCCATCGTCACCCCCTTCGAAGAGACGCAGCTGCCACGGATCGCCCAACTGATCGGCAAGACCAACCAATTCAACCTCACGACCCGGCGCCATGGCATGTCGCAATTGGAGGCCTTCGTCAAGGACACGACATACGTGCATCTCGCCTTGCGACTGCGCGATCGGTACGCCGATCACGGGCTCGTGAGCGTAATGATCGCGCGCCACGACGGCAGCACTCTGGATATCGATACCTGGCTCATGAGTTGCCGTGTCATCGGACGCACCGTCGAGGCCACCATGCTCGAACATCTGTGCCGACGGGCACGACAGCTCGGCTGTACGTCGATCCGTGGCACCTACATTCCGACGCCGAAGAACGCCATGGCCGCAGAGGCCTATGCCAAACAGGGCTTCAGCCGACTCGACTCAACCGAGGGTGTTGAAACCTGGACGTATGATCTGCTGGCGAACGGCCCACCGACGAATCCGTTTGTCAAAAGCGTTGATTTCTGGGAGCAGGCTGATGGCCAGTCCTGA
- a CDS encoding serine O-acetyltransferase, translated as MNALTRLLHPAELPMLSSLLRLYRSVQDLAAQISEDWAANQHDWTMPGFRAIAVHRFGTWTTNKRPGVLKTVLLGVYGLLYRYVRNHYGIEIPLTVTLGRRLCLVHQHGIVFHWKTFVGDDCLIRHGATIGAGYGGEKTLHRGPQLGNRVEVGPGAVILAAVKIGDGAVLGPNVVVMADVPAGARVFTEAPRVIRLPKSSQEPAPTTNMQQRI; from the coding sequence ATGAATGCGTTGACACGGCTGCTTCACCCTGCGGAACTCCCCATGCTGAGCTCGCTACTGCGCCTGTATCGAAGCGTACAGGACTTGGCCGCCCAGATTTCAGAAGACTGGGCCGCCAATCAACACGATTGGACGATGCCTGGGTTTCGCGCCATTGCAGTCCATCGCTTCGGCACCTGGACCACCAACAAGCGCCCCGGTGTCCTGAAAACTGTGCTACTCGGCGTCTATGGTCTGCTCTATCGATACGTCCGCAATCACTATGGAATCGAGATTCCCCTCACGGTTACGCTCGGGCGGAGGCTGTGCTTGGTTCATCAGCACGGCATCGTGTTTCACTGGAAAACCTTCGTCGGCGATGACTGTCTCATCAGGCATGGCGCCACGATCGGAGCGGGCTATGGAGGAGAAAAAACCCTCCACAGGGGCCCTCAACTAGGCAACCGTGTCGAGGTAGGACCGGGAGCGGTGATCCTTGCCGCCGTGAAAATCGGCGATGGGGCAGTGCTCGGACCTAACGTCGTGGTCATGGCAGATGTCCCGGCAGGAGCGCGGGTGTTCACCGAAGCGCCGCGTGTCATTCGGCTCCCCAAATCCTCTCAAGAGCCCGCCCCCACCACAAACATGCAGCAACGCATCTGA
- a CDS encoding RNA recognition motif domain-containing protein — protein MGSKIYVGGLPYSATEQQLSDLFAVHGSVESARIITDKFTGQSRGFGFVEMASSDEAQKAISALNGSDMGGRTLTVNEARPQEPRSGGPGRSGGGFNDRGGKRDRW, from the coding sequence ATGGGTTCTAAAATTTATGTTGGCGGGTTGCCCTATTCGGCAACCGAACAGCAGTTGAGTGATTTGTTCGCGGTGCATGGGTCGGTGGAATCCGCCCGGATCATCACGGACAAGTTTACCGGCCAATCGAGAGGTTTCGGATTCGTTGAAATGGCCTCTTCCGATGAGGCGCAAAAGGCGATTTCGGCTCTCAACGGGTCGGACATGGGTGGCCGGACATTGACGGTCAATGAAGCGCGTCCGCAGGAGCCTCGTTCCGGCGGTCCCGGACGGAGCGGCGGGGGGTTTAACGATCGCGGGGGCAAGCGCGATCGCTGGTAA